The genomic DNA GGCCCGGACGCGCTCGTCGATCAGCTGCTGGCCACGCTCGGTCTCAAGCTCGGCGGCCTGCCCGAGGGGACGCTGGCGATGATGCGCTCCATGCTCACCGACCCGGCGGCGGCCGACCACGCCCGGGCGGCACTCGGCCGGCAGATCGACGGCATCGGCGCCGCCCTGCCCACGGACGCGGACCCCGAGCTGCGCGCCGCACTGGTCGTCAGCACCCTGCTGGGCGTCTCCGTCGGCCACCAGCTGCTCGGCCTGTCACCCCTGCGGGACGCCTCGGCCGACCGGATCGCGGCCCTGCTCCGCCCCGCCCTCGCGGCGCTGACGACACCGACGCCGGAGAGGCGTCAGCCCGTCAGCCCTGGCACTGCTTCGACATCATCGCCCGGTCCGCCGCCGTCACCGCCAGCTCGTACTTGACGGCGACCT from Streptomyces sp. CB09001 includes the following:
- a CDS encoding TetR/AcrR family transcriptional regulator, with the translated sequence MSTPHQSRADRRRATEARILDGARVLFAERGFDRTTIRAVATSAGVDPALVMQYFGSKRELFTAAVQAVPAPPPTAGPDALVDQLLATLGLKLGGLPEGTLAMMRSMLTDPAAADHARAALGRQIDGIGAALPTDADPELRAALVVSTLLGVSVGHQLLGLSPLRDASADRIAALLRPALAALTTPTPERRQPVSPGTASTSSPGPPPSPPART